DNA sequence from the Candidatus Saccharibacteria bacterium genome:
TGATTTCTTCACTGAAATGGAACAACGCCAGGAGGAAGAAAAAACTTCATCCCGGCGCAAGAAGGTATTATCTAAACTGCGCAGAAAAAATAAGAGCTAATCTATAGACTTATGAAAAAACTCTTTACAGATAGACTGTCTATCTGGTAAAATTACTTGACGTTATATTTTATGGTCAAAAATAAGGAAGTTATCGAACTAACGGGAGAAATCATCGAGGCCCTACCAGGGACTCAGTTCCGAGTCGAACTCGAAAACGGCCATCAAATTATAGCTCACGTTGCTGGAAAGATGCGGAAATATTATATCCGATTGGTTCCTGGCGACAGCGTTACCGTTGAGTTGACCCCTTACGATCTTACGAAGGGCAGAATCACGTACCGCAAGTAATTATAAATTAAGCAGTGTGTCTTTCGTAGCTTTAGCGAAGAAGGATCCGCATTACACAAGGAGTGTTCATGCGTGCAGCAATAAGAACAAAAGACTTGTTCTTCGTAGTCCGGAGGACAGAGTAGTATGAAAGTACGTGCAAGCGTCAAAAAAATAAGTCCCGACGACAAGATTGTTCGCCGTAAGGGTCGATTATACGTTATCAATAAGATGAAGCCGAAACACAAGCAGAGGCAGGGATAATGATGTTTCGCTTTACTCAACATCAGTACACAGTACAAAGTACACAGTTCGCGGCTACTCCAAGCCTAACTATCAACTGTAAACTGTATACTGATCACTTTAGTGACCGAAGGGAGATTGCGTAATGGCAAGAATTTCCGGTGTAACTATCCCTGATGCAAAGCAAGTCCAAGTAGCCTTGACATATGTTCACGGTATTGGTCCAAAAATCAGCCGAGATATCTTGCAGTCTGCAAAAATTGATCCGACTGTCCGCGTCAAGGATTTAACCGATAATGAACTTGGCAAAATTCAGGATGTAATTGGTGAAAAATTTACTGTCGAGGGCGAACTACAAAGAATTGTTGTCGGCAATATTAAGCGATTAAAAGATATTAAATCGTATCGAGGGCTTCGCCATCAAGGTAGTCTTCCATCTAGAGGTCAACGAACCCGAACCAATGCTCGAACCAGACGAGGTCGGAAGATGACAGTCGGTGGTACAACTAGAAAAGCTCCAAGTAAAACATAGGGATAATTGATAATGACTGAAGCAACAACCACCAAGACAACCACGAGAAAAAAGAAGATAAAGCGCAGTGTTCCTGCCGGCCAAATGCACGTTTTGGCTACGTTTAATAACACACTAATTACGTTTACCGATAAAAGCGGCGGCGCACTAACGAACTCCAGTGCGGGTAGCTGTGGTTTTCGCGGCTCCAAAAAAGGTACGGCATACGCAGCTCAAATAGCGACGGAAAAAGCTGCACAAGCTGCGAAGCAACAGTTTGGCCTATCCAAAGTTGACGTCTATGTTCGTGGTATCGGCCTCGGCAGGGAAGCAGCCATTCGCAGCCTTACTAACGCAGACATTCAAGTAGAGTCTATTAAAGATGTAACCGGAGTACCTCACGGGGGCGTTCGCCCGCGTAAGGCGCGACGAGTATAGGTTGAAAGGTTAATATTATGGCAAGAGATACACAATCAATCGTCAAGATGTCACGCCGCGAGGGCTATGCATTGCACCCCAAAGCCCATAAAGCTTTGGTGAAGCGACCGACACCACCTGGCGAAACAAATACTATGGGTCGACGAAACAAACCCAGTCAATACTCTATACAATTGCGAGAAAAGCAAAAGGTCAAGCGACTATACGGTTTACTTGAGCGACAGTTCTCAAAATTAATGAAAGAAGCATCGCGCAAAAAAGGTCAATCTGGTGAGATGTTACTACAATTACTGGAACTACGCGCTGACAATACTATATATCGGTCTGGTTTGGCGCCAAGCCGTAGAGCAGCACGCCAGCTTGTTACGCACGGCCATTTTTTACTTAATGGGCGCCGTTTCGACATCCCGTCACTTCGGGTTAAAAGCGGCGATAAGCTTGAGCTTCGGGATAAAAGTAAGACAAACGACTATTTTAAGAGCCTAGACGATATCAGTCCTGCACCTACAGAAACCCCCAGTTGGATAAAAGTAGATCGTAAGAAGTTCACGGTTGATATAACCGGAATACCATCAAGAGAAGAAGCTGAACCAGATATAAATGAACAATTAATCGTAGAGTATTACTCACGCTAAGGGAGGCAGAGGAAAATATGTCAAAATCAATTTATACACCAGGTCTTGTAAACGTCGATGAACAAGGCGAAAACAGTGCCGTTTTCACCATCGAACCACTACACACCGGTTACGGTATGACGCTTGGTAACTCGATCCGCCGAGTTTTGCTATCAAGTATTGCCGGTGCAGCAATTACTTCGTTTAAAATCGAAGGCGTGTCACATGAGTTCACGACTGTTCCGGGCGTAAAAGAAGACGTGGTTGATATTATGCTGAACCTCAAGGGCGTACGTGTACGTGTATTCGGTGATGAGCCTCAGAATCTTAGGCTAACTAAAAAAGGTAAGGGTAAAGTTGTCGCTAAAGACATTGAAACCAATGCTGATGTTGAAATTGTTAATCCAGACTACGAAATCGCTACAATTGATGATGATAAAGCTACCTTTATTATGGATCTAACCGTAGAAAAAGGTCGTGGCTACCGCACGATTGAAGAAGAAGCTGAGCGTAAGTCAAGCGATATGATTGCTCTTGACGCGGTTTTTAGCCCCGTACTACGTGTTCGATATAAAGTTGAGCATACTCGTGTCGGACAAATGACTGATCTGGACAAGCTTATTATTACGATTGATACTGATGGTACGATAACTCCTGAAGATTCTTTTGAAGAAGCTGCCGCGATTTTGGTTAACCAATACACTGCATTGGCCGGACAAACGCGGGTTGAAGCCGCTGCGCCTCTAACGGCTGATGCCGAAAACAACGGAAGTGACGAAAATGAAGATTCGGCTGAACTCATGACGTCAATTGAAGATCTGAACCTTTCGGCAAGAACCACCAATGCTTTGATTAACAACGAGATACACACACTGAAGGATTTATTTAGCTTGGGTGATGCTGAACTTCGCGAGCTAAAAGGCTTTGGCAGCAAGGCTTTGGATGAAGTTAAAGAAAAAATGGCCGAATTGGAGCTATAATGAAGTTAAAAGTTCAAAAGTTCATAAAGTATAAAGCTACTCAGTCTTTCTACTATCTACTTTCTACTTTCAACTCGCAAAGCCGGAGGTTTTGTCATGCATAGACACGGATATAAAGGAAGAAAATTTGGACGCGAGCGAGATCAACGCAAAGCGTTGGTTGTGAGCTTGGCAGAGTCGCTCATACAATATGAAACAATCGAAACAACTCTGCCTAAGGCCAAAGAGGTGTTGCCTTACGTTGAAAAACTTATAACCAAGGCCAAAAAAGGCGATCTTCACAACAGAAGAGAAGTTATTCGTAGTCTGCAGACTATAGAAAGCGGACACAAGCTGGTCGACGAAATTGCGCCAAAATTAGGCAATCGTGTTAGCGGTCACTTACGTATTAAAAAAACACGTTTGCGACGAGGCGATAATTCACAACTCGCACGCATCAGTTTTGTAGATGATCTTCACGAAAGCTCGGTAGCAGAACAAGAAGCTGCTTCAGGGGACACGGTTTCTGTAAAAGCACCAACTGAACCTAAAAAAGCCCAACCAAAAACCAAGCTTGCTGCAAAGGAGGCCAAGTAATGAAAACCTATAGTGCAAAACCAGCCGAAGTAAATCGAAAATGGTACGTACTTGACGCGAGTCAAGCAGCATTTGGCCGAGTTGCAACTCAAGCTGCGCAATTACTATCCGGCAAAGGTAAATCTATGTATACAAACCACATAGATTGCGGTGATTACGTTGTTATTATCAATAGTGATAAATTGGTTGCTACCGGTAAAAAATTGGATGACAAAATATACTATCGACATACTAACTACCCTGGTGGCATTAAACAAGCTACCCTTAAAGAAAAGATGGACAAAGATTCCACAAAAGTGTTGTTCCAGGCTGTCCAAGGGATGCTTCCAGACAACAAGTTGCGCGCTGAGCGGTTAAAACGACTTAAAATTTATACTGACGGCAATCATGGTCATGATGCCCAAAAACCTCAACAGTTGAAGGTAAAGGAAGGTAAGTAATCGTATGGCTACAACAGACACGAAACATTATAACTACGCTCTAGGTCGAAGAAAATCAGCAACAGCTCGTATTCGCCTTATGAACGGCAAAGGTAATTTTACAGTTAACGGAAAAGAAATTTCAGATTTCTTAGAGGGTAGTAAGTTCCTGGCTAATGAGCTCCAGAAACCATTCAATGCTCTAGAACTTGATAACAAAAAGTACGATATCAGTGCTGTTGTTACTGGTGGAGGTCAACATGGGCAGGTTGAGGCAATGCGACTTGCTATTGCGAAAGCTTTTGTCGCTATGAATGAAGACTACAGGAGTACATTACGTCGTGCTGACCTACTCGGGCGTGACCCACGTGAAAAAGAACGCAAGAAGTTTGGCCTCAAAGGCGCTCGAAAACAACGTCAGTTTACCAAGCGTTAGTACAAGCCTCGTGTTGAATATATTCGGTAAGGCTATGTTATGTCAGATGTGATCGGTATCCAGGGCGGCAAGGCGTCGTATCACGAGTTAGCAGTTAAACAGATGCATCCTTCTGCGACAATAAAGTACTTTGAAACATTTAAAGATGTATTTACAGCTCTTAAAAATTCATCAATTGATTCGGCTTTGGTTGCTTTAGCCAACAATCGGATGCAGTTTATTTCTGATACTTACGAGCTGCTAACTTCCAATACTGAAGATTTTGTAATTGTCGGCGAGAAATATCTAAAAGTTGAGCATGCATTACTTGCTCTGCAGGGCGGACAATTGTCATCAATTCGCGAAGTTTATTCTCAAGCTCCTGCTTTGCTTCAGTGTAGCAATTTCATAGATAACGAGTTGCCGCACGCTTCAATTATCGAAACACATGACACAGCTGACAGTGCTGAGTTTGTGTCAAAAAGCCGTGATACATCAAAAGCAGCAATCGCTAGTATGCAAGCCGCAAAACTATATGGATTAGATGTAATTGCCAAGAAAATTCAAAACGATAAAGACAATATTACACGTTTTATTCAGTTAAAACGGCGCGGTGATGATGATGTTGATGTATTGAAAACTGCCGATAAAACGAGTATGTTGTTATTCACGCCTCAGACGGCCGGTTCACTAATTAGTGCTTTACTTCCTTTTCAGGAATCTGGGATCAATTTAAGTTACCTACAGTCAAAAGTTATGCCTAATTCGGCATTTGATATGATGTTTTTTGTTGAATTTGAAGCCGGAATGCAAGAAATGAGATCACGTTGTACGCTTGATGAGCTACACTCCCTAGGACACCGCACAAAAATACTGGTAAGTTGATAAGCAGGCACAATATCACCAATGTCCAGTCGCAAGTTATACAGCCTGTAGTATTAATGATAAAATATAAGTGAATGAGTAAACCAGTTATACTAACCGGTCTTCGGGCTAACAATGACCTTCATTTGGGTAATTATCTTGGAGCTTTATTGCCAATGGTAGATATGGCTAACGAGCATGCCGGTAAATACCAAATAAACTTATTTGTGCCAGATTTACACAGTTTTACCACGCCGATAAACCATGACGAACTTTATAAGCAAATACTTAATAACGTCAAAGTGTTCGCTGCTGCCGGTTTGCCGCTCGACAATCCAGATATACATATATATCGCCAAAGCTACATTCCAGCACATTCTGAAATGACGTGGATACTTGATTGTTTCACCGGCTTTGGCGAGATGTCCCGCATGACTCAGTTCAAAGAGAAATCAGAGAAACTTAATGAGGACAGAATCAGTGTAGCATTGTTTAATTACCCTGTTCTTATGGCGGCGGATATTTTGCTACATGACGCTACCTATGTGCCAGTCGGCGATGATCAGACGCAGCATCTGGAGTTTACTCGTGATATAGCCAAGCGCATGAATAACAAGTTCGGCGAGCTGTTTGTTGTGCCCAAACCAGTTAAAGAACAGCATAAAATGTTCGGTAAAGACCAAGGCTTGCGTGTCCGAGACCTCGCCAATCCAACCAAGAAAATGAGTAAATCAGATGAAACCGGCAAGGGCGTTATTTTCTTGAGCGATTCGCCAGATGTTGCCAAGAAAAAGATAATGAGCGCTACGACAGACAGCCTTGGGCAAATTAGTCATGATTACGTAAATCAACCTGGTGTCAGTAACCTGCTCGACATCTTGGAGCTATTTGGTGGTAGCAAAGACAAGTTTATTGGCGATACGCAGTACGGCCCATTGAAGTCAGCTGTTGCGGATAAAGTCATAGTCTTTTTGCAAGAATTCCAGCGCAAGCTCACTAATGTAGATGAAGCCTCCGTGATAAGTAAGCTGGAATCATCTGAAAAGACAATGTACGACGTCGCTGTTTCTAAGCTTTCACGGGTACAACAAGCTATCGGGCTACGTCCAAAAGCATAAGTATGGCACTGAAAGAACTTGTAGTAAACGAGGAGCAAAAGGGACGGAGATTTGATGTCGTGGCGGCTGAAATGCTGCCCATGCTAAGCCGAGCTTTCGTGCATAGACTCATTAACCAAGGCCAGTTCTTGGTAAATGATAATACCCAGAAGCCTGGATATAAGTTACGCACCGGAGACTCTATAAGTACGGATGTAGAGATTGCAGACTTAGATAGTGTTGCCGACATTGACCTACCAGTAATTTATGAAGATAGTAATGTACTGGTTATTGATAAGCCAGTTGGCGTGATAAGCCATAGCCGAGGAAGGTACTGGAATGAACCTTCAGTCGCTTCATTTGTTCGCCAACGTGTATTTACGAATTCAAGACTTTCGCATTTGGATGGCCGACAAGGCGCTGATGAAGCGCAGACTGAGCCGTATATAAAATACGGCGAAGGAGCACTGGAATCAGCAACACAGCCGGATGCCAAAAGCAGCGGCAGCCTTTCTGACTCTGCCGGAAAGCAGGACGCTGCGGTGCAAAGTTTTGAAGGGGAACGGGCGGGAATTGTCCATCGTTTAGATAGGGCTACCTCTGGAGTTATGATATGTGCCAAAAATCAAATGACGCTAAAACACCTGCAACAACAGTTTTCAAACCGGAGTGTAAAGAAGCGGTATTTAGCAATTGTCGATGGGCACATGAATGACAATGAAGCTGTAATCGATATGCCAATTGAAAGAAATCCCATAAAGCCTCAAACATTTAGAACGGGTGCTAATGGAAAACCTGCGCAGACACACTATAGTGTAATAAAGAAGCTTAAAGAACACAGTGTAGTTGCGCTCACGCCTCGTACTGGGCGCACGCATCAATTAAGGGTTCATTTAAGCTATATTAAACATCCCATTGTTGGCGACGTACTGTACTCTGGCGAAACAGCCGAAAGGCTGTACCTCCACGCCATGGAGCTAGTGATTAAACTACCAAACAGCCAGTACGCTACAAAATTTGTTGCGCCCAAGCCAGAAAGCTTCAAATCTTTTGAGAAAAAACATGGATAAAATACTCATTCATTCCACTACAGAACAAGCCCTAAACCTGCTTCTGCAAGGAGACCATCACGCTGTTGGTTTGATTGGACCATACGGCGCCGGTAAAAGTTATCTTGCATATTGGTTGGCTTGTAAATTCCTCGATGTCGCAAAACCCTCAATCAATCAAGTTAAAGAGATATGGCCGGAAAAAAATAGTATAGGTATTGACGCAGTACGCAATATTCAATCAACGCTCAAACTTAAGGCGCCCGGATCTCAAAAAATTCGCCGTGTTATTATCATTCACGATGCTCAAAATTTAACAGTCGAGGCTCAAAATGCTCTTTTGAAAATTCTAGAAGAGCCGCCGGAAGATGTACGCATCATAATGACCTCAGTTAGTCAAAAAGCCTTATTGCCGACAGTAGAATCAAGACTACATCATGTTAACGTACTCCCAATTCAGCTCAGAGAGCTTTATTCTGCCTACAGTACACATGTTGACCAAGCGACTATCAACAAGGCATATGCTATAAGTGGCGGTTATGCCGGATTATGCCTTGGGATTTTAGAAAACGCCGACCATACCTTAATTAGATCTATTGAACAAGCTAAAACACTATTCGGCGAAAAACCATACGATAGATTATTACAAGTTGACCAGCTCAGTCGAGATAAAGAAAAAGTTAGAAGTCTATTGTTCGCAATCAAGCGGGTTCAGATTGCAGTTGCCGAAAAAGCAGCACTACAGCATCAAACTACTACACTTTTGAAAATCCAGGCAAGTCTCAGGGCTGTATTAAATGCCGAAGCAAAAATTGACCACAATCCAAATCTTAAATTATTAGTCACTGATGTATTGCTACAATTGTAGTATACTGGTTGGTATATGTTAGAGCTTTTGTTGCTTGCAGGTTTTGGTGTGATGGTAGTTCACAGTATCAGTGTCCGAGATGATGAATTCTCACTGTTGCCACGTAAAGTTAGCGATAAAATCGGTAAACTGTGGGACATTGCACATCAGGGGATGCGCGAAAACCGGTTTTTGCGTGCCGAAAAAGCTTTGCTTAGTATTTTAAAAATCGATGAGAAGAATGCCGCTGCTTATAATCGTCTGGGCATTTTGTACGCCAAGCAAAAAGAATATAAAGATGCAATTGACTGTTTCGAGATTGCTTCATCGATTGAGCCCAGCGCCTCAAGCCTTCATAACCTCGGCCTAATATATTTTGAAACTGA
Encoded proteins:
- a CDS encoding prephenate dehydratase domain-containing protein; this translates as MSDVIGIQGGKASYHELAVKQMHPSATIKYFETFKDVFTALKNSSIDSALVALANNRMQFISDTYELLTSNTEDFVIVGEKYLKVEHALLALQGGQLSSIREVYSQAPALLQCSNFIDNELPHASIIETHDTADSAEFVSKSRDTSKAAIASMQAAKLYGLDVIAKKIQNDKDNITRFIQLKRRGDDDVDVLKTADKTSMLLFTPQTAGSLISALLPFQESGINLSYLQSKVMPNSAFDMMFFVEFEAGMQEMRSRCTLDELHSLGHRTKILVS
- a CDS encoding tetratricopeptide repeat protein, translating into MLELLLLAGFGVMVVHSISVRDDEFSLLPRKVSDKIGKLWDIAHQGMRENRFLRAEKALLSILKIDEKNAAAYNRLGILYAKQKEYKDAIDCFEIASSIEPSASSLHNLGLIYFETENYPKAATAFEHALKLEDSLAARHIAYAKVQEKLGNQKVMLDELQKAVELEPSQESYRLIRKAYEDMGMQAEADLIAEKMKHSTKHTSHRKKRLSRPKRVVI
- the infA gene encoding translation initiation factor IF-1 — encoded protein: MVKNKEVIELTGEIIEALPGTQFRVELENGHQIIAHVAGKMRKYYIRLVPGDSVTVELTPYDLTKGRITYRK
- a CDS encoding RluA family pseudouridine synthase; its protein translation is MALKELVVNEEQKGRRFDVVAAEMLPMLSRAFVHRLINQGQFLVNDNTQKPGYKLRTGDSISTDVEIADLDSVADIDLPVIYEDSNVLVIDKPVGVISHSRGRYWNEPSVASFVRQRVFTNSRLSHLDGRQGADEAQTEPYIKYGEGALESATQPDAKSSGSLSDSAGKQDAAVQSFEGERAGIVHRLDRATSGVMICAKNQMTLKHLQQQFSNRSVKKRYLAIVDGHMNDNEAVIDMPIERNPIKPQTFRTGANGKPAQTHYSVIKKLKEHSVVALTPRTGRTHQLRVHLSYIKHPIVGDVLYSGETAERLYLHAMELVIKLPNSQYATKFVAPKPESFKSFEKKHG
- a CDS encoding DNA-directed RNA polymerase subunit alpha; its protein translation is MSKSIYTPGLVNVDEQGENSAVFTIEPLHTGYGMTLGNSIRRVLLSSIAGAAITSFKIEGVSHEFTTVPGVKEDVVDIMLNLKGVRVRVFGDEPQNLRLTKKGKGKVVAKDIETNADVEIVNPDYEIATIDDDKATFIMDLTVEKGRGYRTIEEEAERKSSDMIALDAVFSPVLRVRYKVEHTRVGQMTDLDKLIITIDTDGTITPEDSFEEAAAILVNQYTALAGQTRVEAAAPLTADAENNGSDENEDSAELMTSIEDLNLSARTTNALINNEIHTLKDLFSLGDAELRELKGFGSKALDEVKEKMAELEL
- the rpsI gene encoding 30S ribosomal protein S9 codes for the protein MATTDTKHYNYALGRRKSATARIRLMNGKGNFTVNGKEISDFLEGSKFLANELQKPFNALELDNKKYDISAVVTGGGQHGQVEAMRLAIAKAFVAMNEDYRSTLRRADLLGRDPREKERKKFGLKGARKQRQFTKR
- the trpS gene encoding tryptophan--tRNA ligase, which codes for MSKPVILTGLRANNDLHLGNYLGALLPMVDMANEHAGKYQINLFVPDLHSFTTPINHDELYKQILNNVKVFAAAGLPLDNPDIHIYRQSYIPAHSEMTWILDCFTGFGEMSRMTQFKEKSEKLNEDRISVALFNYPVLMAADILLHDATYVPVGDDQTQHLEFTRDIAKRMNNKFGELFVVPKPVKEQHKMFGKDQGLRVRDLANPTKKMSKSDETGKGVIFLSDSPDVAKKKIMSATTDSLGQISHDYVNQPGVSNLLDILELFGGSKDKFIGDTQYGPLKSAVADKVIVFLQEFQRKLTNVDEASVISKLESSEKTMYDVAVSKLSRVQQAIGLRPKA
- the rplM gene encoding 50S ribosomal protein L13, with the translated sequence MKTYSAKPAEVNRKWYVLDASQAAFGRVATQAAQLLSGKGKSMYTNHIDCGDYVVIINSDKLVATGKKLDDKIYYRHTNYPGGIKQATLKEKMDKDSTKVLFQAVQGMLPDNKLRAERLKRLKIYTDGNHGHDAQKPQQLKVKEGK
- the rpsD gene encoding 30S ribosomal protein S4 — protein: MARDTQSIVKMSRREGYALHPKAHKALVKRPTPPGETNTMGRRNKPSQYSIQLREKQKVKRLYGLLERQFSKLMKEASRKKGQSGEMLLQLLELRADNTIYRSGLAPSRRAARQLVTHGHFLLNGRRFDIPSLRVKSGDKLELRDKSKTNDYFKSLDDISPAPTETPSWIKVDRKKFTVDITGIPSREEAEPDINEQLIVEYYSR
- the rpsK gene encoding 30S ribosomal protein S11, which gives rise to MTEATTTKTTTRKKKIKRSVPAGQMHVLATFNNTLITFTDKSGGALTNSSAGSCGFRGSKKGTAYAAQIATEKAAQAAKQQFGLSKVDVYVRGIGLGREAAIRSLTNADIQVESIKDVTGVPHGGVRPRKARRV
- the rpsM gene encoding 30S ribosomal protein S13, giving the protein MARISGVTIPDAKQVQVALTYVHGIGPKISRDILQSAKIDPTVRVKDLTDNELGKIQDVIGEKFTVEGELQRIVVGNIKRLKDIKSYRGLRHQGSLPSRGQRTRTNARTRRGRKMTVGGTTRKAPSKT
- the rpmJ gene encoding 50S ribosomal protein L36; this encodes MKVRASVKKISPDDKIVRRKGRLYVINKMKPKHKQRQG
- the rplQ gene encoding 50S ribosomal protein L17 — protein: MHRHGYKGRKFGRERDQRKALVVSLAESLIQYETIETTLPKAKEVLPYVEKLITKAKKGDLHNRREVIRSLQTIESGHKLVDEIAPKLGNRVSGHLRIKKTRLRRGDNSQLARISFVDDLHESSVAEQEAASGDTVSVKAPTEPKKAQPKTKLAAKEAK